In one window of Buchnera aphidicola (Rhopalosiphum maidis) DNA:
- the glyA gene encoding serine hydroxymethyltransferase, translating into MFNKKIDFAEYDPELWKAIDQEKNRQENHIELIASENYTSNYVMYAQGSQLTNKYAEGYPKKRYYGGCEYVDIVEKLAINRAKKLFNADYANVQPHSGSQANFAVYTALLNPGDTILGMKLSHGGHLTHGSSVNFSGKIYNVVGYGVDKNGDIDYQEMRELAKKHKPKMIIGGFSAYSGICNWSKMRNIADEINAYFVVDIAHIAGLIAANLYPNPIDYAHVVTSTTHKTLAGPRGGLILSKNGTDAFYKKINLSVFPGAQGGPLMHVIAAKAIAFKEALEPSFKLYQQQVIKNAKIMVQSFLENNYKIVSGNTSNHLFLLDLTNKKITGQEADIALGKCNITVNKNTVPNDLRSPFITSGIRIGTPAVTKRGFKENEILQVADWIVYILNNIKNKNSIIKIKNKVLELCSEYPVYI; encoded by the coding sequence ATGTTTAATAAAAAAATAGATTTTGCTGAATATGATCCAGAATTATGGAAAGCAATTGATCAAGAAAAAAATCGACAAGAAAACCACATAGAATTAATTGCATCAGAAAATTACACTAGTAATTATGTCATGTATGCACAAGGTTCACAATTAACTAATAAATACGCAGAAGGTTATCCTAAAAAACGTTATTATGGGGGTTGTGAATACGTAGATATTGTAGAAAAACTAGCAATTAATCGAGCAAAAAAACTCTTTAACGCTGATTATGCTAATGTTCAACCTCATTCAGGATCCCAAGCAAATTTTGCTGTTTATACAGCACTATTAAATCCTGGTGATACAATATTAGGAATGAAATTATCTCATGGAGGTCATTTAACACATGGTTCTTCTGTAAATTTTTCAGGAAAAATATATAATGTAGTCGGATATGGAGTAGATAAAAACGGAGATATTGACTATCAAGAAATGAGAGAGTTAGCAAAAAAACATAAACCTAAGATGATTATTGGTGGATTTTCAGCATATTCTGGCATTTGTAATTGGTCAAAGATGCGAAATATTGCTGATGAAATTAATGCTTATTTTGTTGTTGACATTGCTCATATCGCTGGTTTAATAGCTGCAAATCTTTATCCTAATCCTATAGATTATGCACATGTTGTAACAAGTACAACACATAAGACATTAGCAGGTCCTCGTGGTGGTTTAATTTTATCTAAAAATGGAACTGATGCATTTTATAAAAAAATAAATTTATCTGTTTTTCCAGGTGCACAGGGTGGACCACTTATGCATGTTATTGCGGCAAAAGCCATTGCTTTTAAAGAAGCTTTAGAACCTAGTTTTAAACTATATCAACAACAAGTTATTAAAAACGCTAAAATTATGGTTCAATCTTTTTTAGAAAACAACTATAAAATTGTCTCTGGAAATACATCTAATCATTTATTTTTACTAGATCTAACAAATAAAAAAATAACAGGACAAGAAGCTGATATTGCTTTAGGAAAATGCAATATAACGGTTAATAAAAATACTGTTCCAAATGATTTAAGAAGTCCTTTTATTACTTCAGGAATACGTATTGGAACGCCTGCTGTTACAAAACGAGGTTTCAAAGAAAACGAAATATTACAGGTAGCAGATTGGATTGTTTATATTTTAAATAATATTAAAAATAAAAATAGCATTATTAAAATAAAAAATAAAGTATTAGAACTCTGTTCAGAATATCCTGTTTATATTTAA
- the bioD gene encoding dethiobiotin synthase: MKKKIFITGTDTGIGKTTVSSILLRKASELGYRTAGYKPISSGIKKRKIIFSKTKKKQYVFINQDALILKENSSVLLDYKEVNPISFSGNLPPHMMSLIQKKNIRKKDLSLGLNHIAQKSNWILIEGAGGWYTPLSEIVSFSDWVKEEKLEIIFVVGIKLGCINHAILTEKAILSENLTCLGWIANNIFPKNQYTSYYIQTLLSYIKSPLLGIIPYLKNKNLINIKKIKILVPE; the protein is encoded by the coding sequence ATGAAAAAAAAAATATTTATCACTGGTACTGACACAGGTATAGGAAAAACAACTGTAAGTAGTATTTTATTAAGAAAAGCAAGCGAATTGGGATATAGAACAGCAGGATACAAACCTATATCTTCAGGAATTAAAAAACGTAAGATTATATTTTCTAAAACGAAAAAAAAACAATATGTTTTTATAAATCAAGATGCTTTAATTTTAAAAGAAAATAGTTCTGTTTTGTTAGATTACAAAGAAGTAAATCCGATTTCGTTTTCTGGAAATCTACCTCCTCATATGATGAGTTTAATTCAGAAAAAAAATATACGAAAAAAAGATTTATCTTTAGGTTTGAATCATATTGCTCAAAAATCTAATTGGATTTTAATAGAAGGAGCAGGTGGGTGGTACACACCTCTATCTGAGATAGTATCTTTTTCAGATTGGGTCAAGGAAGAAAAGTTAGAAATTATTTTTGTTGTAGGAATAAAATTAGGTTGTATTAATCATGCTATTTTAACTGAAAAAGCAATTCTTTCAGAAAATTTAACATGTTTAGGATGGATTGCTAATAATATTTTTCCAAAGAATCAGTATACTTCATATTATATCCAAACTTTGTTAAGTTATATTAAATCACCATTATTAGGAATAATTCCTTATTTAAAAAATAAAAATTTAATTAATATTAAAAAAATAAAAATTTTGGTTCCTGAATAA
- the ispG gene encoding flavodoxin-dependent (E)-4-hydroxy-3-methylbut-2-enyl-diphosphate synthase, with the protein MNKYKNIKRRKSNRIYVGSVPIGNGAPISVQSMTNTQTTNIKETIKQIIKLKKVGVDIVRVSIPTLDAAKSFKIIKSNVDVPLIADIHFDYRLAIKSIEYGADCLRINPGNIGNKKRISEIVNCAKHKNIPIRIGVNAGSLENDILKKYKSPIPEALVESAIRHIEYLDSLNFNQFKVSVKTSDVFSAVKANKILATKIIQPIHIGITESGALRNGIVKSSIGITSLLLCGIGDTLRISLAADPIEEVKVGYDILKTLGIRSRGINFIACPTCSRQEFDVISVVNQLEKNLEDLSTSMDVSIIGCIVNGIGEAKISTLGVVGGSKKSALYQDGIRQENKLKNEEIIKELEIQIRKKAKYLDKLKTKNI; encoded by the coding sequence AGTCAATGACCAATACTCAAACTACAAATATAAAAGAAACAATAAAACAAATTATAAAATTAAAAAAAGTAGGAGTTGATATTGTTCGAGTTTCTATTCCTACTCTAGACGCTGCGAAATCATTCAAGATCATTAAATCCAATGTAGACGTTCCATTAATTGCTGATATACATTTTGATTATAGACTAGCTATTAAATCAATAGAATATGGAGCTGATTGCTTAAGAATTAATCCAGGAAACATCGGCAATAAAAAAAGAATATCAGAAATAGTTAATTGTGCAAAACATAAAAACATACCTATTAGAATTGGTGTTAATGCAGGTTCATTGGAAAATGATATATTAAAAAAATATAAATCACCTATTCCTGAAGCTTTAGTAGAATCAGCTATTAGACATATTGAATATTTAGATAGTTTAAACTTTAATCAATTTAAAGTTAGTGTAAAAACATCAGATGTTTTTTCAGCAGTAAAAGCAAATAAAATTCTAGCAACAAAAATAATTCAACCAATACATATTGGGATAACAGAATCAGGCGCTTTACGTAATGGGATAGTCAAATCTTCTATTGGAATAACTTCTTTATTATTGTGCGGTATTGGTGATACTTTAAGAATTTCACTTGCTGCAGATCCAATAGAAGAAGTAAAAGTGGGATACGATATTTTAAAAACTTTAGGAATCAGATCTAGAGGTATTAATTTTATTGCATGTCCAACTTGTTCTAGACAAGAATTTGATGTAATTAGTGTAGTAAATCAATTAGAAAAAAACTTAGAAGATCTTTCAACTTCTATGGATGTTTCTATCATTGGTTGTATTGTTAATGGAATAGGAGAAGCTAAAATATCTACGTTAGGAGTTGTTGGAGGATCTAAAAAAAGTGCATTATATCAAGATGGAATTCGGCAAGAAAACAAGTTAAAAAACGAAGAAATTATTAAAGAACTTGAAATCCAAATTCGAAAAAAAGCAAAATATTTAGATAAATTAAAAACAAAAAATATTTAA
- the bioB gene encoding biotin synthase BioB, which produces MNRRWNLEDTKKLFSKPFFDLIFEAQKKHREYFNPNRIQISTLLSIKTGACPEDCKYCPQSSRYKTGLKKEPLLEIEQILKAAKKAKSSGSTRFCMGAAWKNPKEKDMPYLEKIIKEIKKMGMETCMTLGTLNNSQAKKLADAGLDFYNHNLDTSSSFYSSIITTRTYEERLNTLKTVRNSGMKICSGGIIGLGEKKQDRMELLMELSNLSIQPESVPINMLVKIPGTPMEKNENVDPFEFIRVVAATRIMMPKSYIRLSAGRENMNDQTQAMCFMAGANSIFYGCKLLTSNNPKEEKDQKLFQKLDLFPDYKIQSFKKGNKDNDNLKTSNLKKEQYYNAAI; this is translated from the coding sequence ATGAATCGCAGATGGAATCTAGAAGACACAAAAAAACTTTTTTCAAAACCTTTTTTTGATCTTATATTTGAAGCTCAAAAAAAACATCGTGAATACTTTAATCCTAATAGAATACAGATTAGTACATTACTATCAATTAAAACTGGTGCATGCCCTGAAGATTGCAAATATTGCCCACAAAGTTCAAGATATAAAACCGGTTTAAAAAAAGAACCATTATTAGAAATAGAACAAATTTTAAAAGCTGCAAAAAAAGCTAAATCTTCAGGTTCAACTCGATTTTGCATGGGTGCTGCATGGAAAAATCCTAAAGAAAAAGATATGCCATATTTAGAAAAAATTATCAAAGAAATAAAAAAAATGGGGATGGAAACCTGTATGACTTTAGGAACACTAAATAATTCTCAAGCAAAAAAATTAGCTGATGCAGGTTTGGATTTTTATAATCATAACTTAGATACATCTTCTAGTTTTTATAGCAGTATAATAACAACTCGTACATACGAAGAACGTTTAAATACTTTAAAAACAGTTCGAAATTCAGGTATGAAAATTTGTTCTGGAGGAATTATTGGTCTTGGGGAAAAAAAACAAGATCGAATGGAACTTCTAATGGAATTATCTAATTTATCTATTCAACCAGAAAGTGTGCCAATAAACATGCTAGTAAAAATACCTGGAACACCTATGGAAAAAAATGAAAATGTAGATCCATTTGAATTTATTAGAGTTGTAGCAGCTACAAGAATTATGATGCCAAAATCTTATATTCGATTATCTGCAGGTCGTGAAAATATGAATGATCAGACTCAAGCTATGTGTTTTATGGCAGGAGCAAATTCTATTTTTTATGGATGTAAACTACTAACTTCAAACAATCCAAAAGAAGAGAAAGATCAAAAACTTTTTCAAAAATTAGACCTTTTTCCTGATTATAAAATACAAAGTTTTAAAAAAGGTAATAAAGATAATGACAATTTAAAAACATCTAATTTAAAAAAAGAACAATACTATAATGCAGCAATCTAA